Proteins from one Saccharomyces eubayanus strain FM1318 chromosome XI, whole genome shotgun sequence genomic window:
- the PIR1 gene encoding beta-1,3-glucan linked protein yields MQYKKTLVASALAATTLAAYAPKDPWSTLTPSATFKGGITDYASTFGIAVEPIATTASSKAKRGAAISQIGDGQIQATTKTQATTKTQAPAVSQIGDGQIQATTKTQAPAVSQIGDGQIQATTKTQAPAVSQIGDGQIQATTKTQAPAVSQIGDGQIQATTKTQAPAVSQIGDGQIQATTKTQAPAVSQIGDGQIQATTKTTAAPVSQITDGQIQATTSHLTTVIPHPAPAPITNGTDPVTAETCKSSGTLEMNLNAGILTDGKGRIGSIVANRQFQFDGPPPQAGALYAAGWSITPDGNLAIGNQDIFYQCLSGNFYNLYDEHIGSQCNEVHLQAIDLVDC; encoded by the coding sequence ATGCAATACAAGAAAACCCTAGTCGCATCTGCTTTAGCTGCCACCACTCTAGCTGCCTACGCTCCGAAGGACCCATGGTCCACTTTGACTCCATCTGCTACCTTCAAGGGTGGAATAACTGACTACGCTTCTACTTTCGGTATCGCTGTTGAACCAATCGCTACTACCGCCTCCTCCAAGGCTAAGAGGGGTGCAGCTATTTCCCAAATCGGTGATGGCCAAATTCAAGCTACTACCAAGACTCAAGCTACCACTAAGACTCAAGCTCCTGCTGTCTCTCAAATCGGTGATGGTCAAATTCAAGCCACCACCAAGACTCAAGCTCCTGCCGTCTCTCAAATCGGTGATGGTCAAATTCAAGCCACCACCAAGACTCAAGCTCCTGCTGTCTCTCAAATCGGTGATGGTCAAATTCAAGCCACCACCAAGACTCAAGCTCCTGCTGTCTCTCAAATCGGTGATGGCCAAATTCAAGCTACCACCAAAACTCAAGCTCCTGCTGTCTCTCAAATTGGTGATGGTCAAATTCAAGCTACCACTAAGACTCAAGCTCCTGCTGTCTCTCAAATCGGTGATGGTCAAATTCAAGCTACCACTAAGACAACTGCCGCTCCTGTTTCCCAAATCACTGACGGTCAAATCCAAGCCACAACTTCACATTTGACAACCGTTATACCACATCCAGCTCCAGCTCCAATCACTAATGGTACAGACCCAGTGACTGCCGAAACATGCAAGAGCTCTGGTACTCTGGAAATGAACTTAAACGCCGGTATCCTAACAGATGGTAAGGGCAGAATCGGTTCTATTGTTGCCAACAGACAATTCCAATTTGATGGCCCACCACCACAAGCCGGTGCTCTTTACGCTGCTGGTTGGTCCATCACTCCAGATGGTAACTTGGCCATTGGTAACCAAGACATTTTCTACCAATGTTTGTCCGGTAACTTCTACAATCTGTACGACGAACACATTGGGTCTCAATGTAACGAGGTTCACTTACAAGCTATCGATTTAGTTGACTGTTAA
- the MCD4 gene encoding mannose-ethanolamine phosphotransferase MCD4, whose protein sequence is MWNKTRTTLLAVGVLFHLFYLWSIFDIYFISPLVHGMSPYQSTPTPPAKRLFLIVGDGLRADTTFDKVTHPVTGKTEFLAPFIRSLVMNNATYGISHTRMPTESRPGHVAMIAGFYEDVSAVTKGWKSNPVDFDSFFNQSTHTYSFGSPDILPMFKDGASDPNKVDAWMYDHTFEDFTQSSIELDAYVFKHLDQLFHNSTLNSTLDYEIRQDGNVFFLHLLGCDTAGHSYRPYSAEYYDNVKYIDDQIPTLIERVNEFFDDDKTAFVFTADHGMSAFGSHGDGHPNNTRTPLVAWGAGLNKPVHNSYPVFDNYTENWELSDIKRNDVKQADIASLMSYLIGVNYPKNSVGELPIAYIDGKESDKLAALYNNARSILEQYLVKQSEVTDSQFYYKEYPRFAEKPHLRYLEEIETLIQRISEGENYLEEEAITLTEELMQTTLEGLYYLTTYNWRFIRTIVTFGFIGWIFFSFTIFLKSFILEDAADDQKTSLLTHVTFGSVGILLNWILFYQHSPFNFYMYLLFPLYFWRYIFTNRSVLRTGIKEFFKGTSICKRILITVSIISVYEGIVYGFFHRWTFTLVTNILAFYPFICGVRGLLVNVCWIVTSMLLSTFTLCDAVKIESLNQIHLAGLLIIISSFYALYKIYLNINSYTRTIFTIQISLVAAMLVVTHRSAVSLQLRQGLPRESQIAGWVIFFVSLFVMPFLHYRKPNNDYKVRLLVIYLTFAPAFIILTISFESLFYFLFTVYMVQWIEIEDKIKEMKTKKNENWLQVLRVSVIGFFLLQVAFFGTGNVASISSFSLDSVYRLLPIFDPFPMGALLMLKLIIPYGLLSTCLGILNLKLNFKDYTISSLIISMSDILSLNFFYLLRIEGSWLDIGITISNYCLAILSSLFMLILEVVGHVLLRNVIIQDKTKKTQ, encoded by the coding sequence ATGTGGAACAAAACCAGAACAACGCTTCTGGCTGTTGGTGTCTTATTCCATTTGTTTTACTTATGGtcaatttttgatatctACTTCATTTCGCCGCTAGTTCATGGTATGAGCCCATACCAAAGTACTCCGACTCCTCCTGCCAAGAGATTGTTCCTGATTGTTGGTGATGGCCTGCGTGCAGATACGACATTTGATAAAGTCACCCACCCGGTAACTGGAAAGACGGAGTTTTTGGCACCTTTTATTAGATCTTTAGTTATGAACAATGCTACTTATGGTATTTCTCATACCAGAATGCCCACTGAATCTCGTCCTGGCCACGTTGCCATGATTGCTGGGTTTTATGAAGATGTCAGTGCTGTTACAAAAGGTTGGAAATCAAATCCTGTCGATTTTgacagttttttcaatcaatCCACTCACACCTATTCCTTTGGTTCACCTGATATTTTACCCATGTTTAAAGATGGTGCATCTGACCCAAATAAAGTTGATGCCTGGATGTATGATCATACTTTCGAGGATTTTACACAGTCTTCAATAGAACTGGATGCGTACGTCTTCAAACATCTGGATCAACTGTTTCATAATTCGACACTAAACTCAACTCTGGATTATGAAATCAGACAAGACGGTAACGTATTCTTTCTACATTTACTGGGTTGCGATACTGCGGGACATTCTTACAGACCTTATTCTGCTGAATACTATGATAATGTCAAATATATTGACGACCAAATCCCAACCCTTATAGAGAGGGTCAACGAATTTTTTGACGATGACAAGACTGCATTCGTATTTACCGCAGATCACGGAATGAGTGCATTTGGGTCACATGGTGATGGGCATCCTAACAACACAAGAACTCCCCTGGTCGCTTGGGGAGCAGGTTTGAATAAGCCAGTACATAATTCCTATCCGGTATTTGACAACTATACTGAAAACTGGGAGCTATCCGACattaaaagaaatgatGTCAAGCAAGCTGACATTGCCTCCTTAATGTCATATTTGATCGGTGTAAACTATCCTAAGAATTCAGTCGGCGAGTTACCAATAGCATATATCGATGGAAAAGAGAGTGATAAACTTGCTGCGTTATATAACAACGCAAGAAGCATTTTAGAACAGTACCTGGTCAAGCAAAGCGAGGTTACGGATTCCCAGTTTTATTATAAAGAGTATCCAAGATTTGCCGAGAAGCCTCATTTGCGTTACTTGGAGGAGATAGAAACCCTAATTCAACGTATATCTGAAGGAGAGAACTAcctagaagaagaagcaatcACACTTACAGAAGAACTAATGCAAACGACTCTGGAAGGTTTGTATTATTTAACAACCTATAACTGGAGATTCATTAGAACTATCGTCACTTTTGGCTTCATAGGCTGgatctttttctcttttacaatatttttgaagtcaTTTATTTTAGAGGATGCCGCCGATGACCAGAAAACATCGCTGTTAACTCATGTGACATTTGGATCCGTTGGAATTCTATTGAACTGGATCCTCTTTTACCAGCATTCTCCTTTCAACTTTTACATGTACCTGCTTTTCCCATTATACTTTTGGAGGTACATTTTCACAAATAGGTCTGTATTACGCACGGGTATCAAGGAGTTTTTTAAAGGTACTTCCATATGCAAAAGAATTCTAATCACAGTTTCCATTATTTCAGTTTATGAAGGGATCGTATACGGGTTTTTCCATAGATGGACATTTACGTTAGTTACAAACATACTAGCATTTTATCCATTTATCTGCGGTGTGAGGGGGTTACTTGTAAATGTGTGTTGGATCGTGACCAGTATGCTTTTATCTACCTTTACATTATGCGACGCCGTTAAGATCGAAAGCCTAAACCAAATCCATTTAGCAGGATTACTGATTATAATCAGCTCCTTCTATGCTCTTTACAAGATATACCTGAATATAAATTCCTATACGCGTACCATATTCACCATACAAATTTCTTTAGTGGCTGCCATGCTAGTAGTTACCCATCGTTCAGCTGTGTCTCTGCAGCTTAGACAAGGGTTACCAAGGGAATCTCAGATTGCTGGTTGggtgatttttttcgtaTCACTCTTCGTAATGCCATTTTTACATTACAGAAAACCTAACAATGATTATAAAGTTAGATTACTAGTCATCTACTTAACTTTTGCTCCTGCGTTTATCATTTTAACCATCTCCTTTGAATCACTGTTCTACTTTTTGTTCACCGTTTATATGGTGCAGTGgattgaaattgaagacaaaatcaaggaaatgaaaactaaaaagaatgaaaattGGCTGCAGGTGTTAAGAGTCTCCGTAATAGGATTTTTCCTATTACAAGTTGCATTTTTTGGAACTGGGAATGTCGcttccatttcttcattttcattagACTCAGTTTACAGATTGCTACCAATTTTTGATCCGTTCCCAATGGGTGCATTATTAATGTTAAAACTGATCATTCCATATGGGCTACTGTCTACATGCTTGGGTATACTAAATTTGAAActaaatttcaaagactaCACAATCTCGTCTCTGATCATTTCAATGAGTGAtattttgtctttgaattttttctatcttttAAGAATAGAGGGATCATGGTTAGATATTGGTATAACAATTTCTAACTATTGTTTGGCTATCCTGTCTTCCTTATTCATGTTAATTTTGGAAGTAGTTGGCCATGTATTGTTGAGAAATGTTATTATCCAAGATAAAACTAAGAAAACACAGTAA